A single Corallococcus silvisoli DNA region contains:
- a CDS encoding DNA internalization-related competence protein ComEC/Rec2, whose product MALGPRPGAHLAVLGALALTGAGLSGFEARVDVPPGLADGGAALLEGELERVERFDGATRLRLAVARAGPAPGPHVPARFRASLSGRGEGLDLQAGQRVRVEARLVPDAPPSNPGERDFASARRRQAVAFTGGFVPGRVLALSPAPQWRLALEAVRERLTGAVHGVAPSPDAAALFLTLAAGQRADLDAAWEDAFSRAGLAHVLSVSGLHVAALALMTLALLRRGLVWLGGRWRTLEARRVAAPAAVPFVWAYVLFTGNQAPAVRSAVMATAVLLGLALWRRADGLNGLSLAALVLVAWTPSSVVDLSLRLSFLAVLGLVLLSPALREALPLPRPEPAEPRRLKRWAAQARETVAQTFCASAAATLVGLPVVAAAFGRVSLVGLVSNIVALPLCGLLTGLAAGGAALFVVAPALAMPVLWAGAWASELLLALTRGFAAVPFAAVEVPALGALLGGAYAVGLGGWALGSGRWRFLGVLVPGAVLGALLLPALTPEPALRITFLSVGQGDAVVLRSQGHHALVDAGGVPEGADTGERFVLPFLRAEGVSRLDLAVLSHPHPDHALGLVSTLAQVPTERLWLSAGSTDGPLSRRIVAAAKGARVEEVQVGHPAFALGEATLEVLGPPVDRELMEGANDRSVVLRVRHGDVTVLLAGDVEEDGEAALEEALGPVTVLKVPHHGSRTSSTAPLLARTRPRHAVFCVGRRNRFGFPHPEVEARYRAMGTQCWRTDRDGAVALESDGQDVRLVSFLPHAAPEPLPIAGRGEQAHLGGR is encoded by the coding sequence ATGGCGCTTGGCCCACGGCCAGGAGCCCATCTCGCGGTGCTCGGCGCCCTGGCGCTGACGGGCGCGGGGCTTTCCGGTTTCGAGGCGCGGGTCGACGTGCCCCCGGGACTCGCGGACGGCGGAGCCGCGCTGCTCGAAGGCGAGCTGGAGCGGGTGGAGCGGTTCGACGGCGCCACCCGGCTGCGGCTCGCCGTGGCCCGGGCCGGGCCGGCGCCAGGGCCCCACGTCCCCGCCCGCTTCCGCGCGAGCCTCTCCGGCCGGGGAGAGGGCCTGGACCTGCAAGCTGGCCAGCGCGTGCGGGTGGAGGCCCGGCTCGTGCCCGACGCGCCTCCCTCCAATCCGGGCGAGCGGGACTTCGCGTCGGCGCGACGGCGGCAGGCCGTGGCCTTCACGGGCGGGTTCGTCCCGGGACGGGTGCTGGCGCTCTCCCCTGCCCCGCAGTGGCGACTCGCGCTGGAGGCGGTGCGGGAGCGGCTGACGGGGGCGGTGCATGGCGTGGCGCCCTCACCGGACGCGGCGGCGCTGTTCCTGACGTTGGCGGCCGGACAGCGCGCGGACCTGGACGCGGCCTGGGAGGACGCCTTCTCGCGGGCGGGGCTCGCGCATGTGCTCAGCGTCAGCGGGCTGCACGTGGCGGCGCTGGCGCTGATGACGCTCGCGCTCCTGCGGCGCGGGCTGGTGTGGCTGGGAGGACGGTGGCGCACGCTGGAGGCGCGGCGGGTGGCGGCCCCGGCGGCGGTGCCCTTCGTCTGGGCCTATGTGCTCTTCACGGGGAACCAGGCGCCCGCGGTGCGCTCGGCGGTGATGGCCACGGCCGTGCTGCTGGGGCTGGCGCTGTGGCGGCGCGCGGATGGGCTCAACGGGCTGTCGCTGGCGGCGCTGGTGCTGGTGGCCTGGACGCCCTCGAGTGTCGTGGACCTGTCCTTGCGGCTGTCGTTCCTCGCCGTGTTGGGGCTGGTGCTGCTGTCGCCCGCCTTGCGCGAGGCCCTGCCCCTCCCGCGGCCAGAGCCGGCGGAGCCCCGGCGGCTGAAGCGGTGGGCCGCCCAGGCGCGTGAGACGGTGGCGCAGACCTTTTGCGCCAGCGCCGCGGCGACGCTCGTGGGGCTGCCCGTGGTCGCGGCGGCGTTCGGACGGGTGAGCCTGGTGGGGCTCGTCTCCAACATCGTCGCCCTGCCCCTGTGTGGCCTGCTCACCGGCCTCGCCGCGGGGGGCGCGGCCCTCTTCGTCGTCGCCCCCGCGCTGGCGATGCCGGTGCTGTGGGCGGGCGCATGGGCTTCGGAGCTGCTTCTCGCGCTGACGCGGGGCTTCGCGGCCGTGCCCTTCGCGGCGGTGGAGGTGCCGGCGCTGGGGGCGCTGCTCGGCGGGGCGTACGCGGTGGGGCTGGGAGGCTGGGCGCTTGGCTCGGGGCGGTGGCGATTCCTGGGCGTGCTCGTCCCTGGCGCCGTGCTGGGCGCCCTGCTGCTGCCCGCGCTCACCCCGGAGCCCGCGTTGCGCATCACCTTCCTGTCGGTGGGCCAGGGGGACGCCGTGGTGCTCCGCTCCCAGGGGCACCATGCGCTGGTGGACGCAGGGGGCGTCCCGGAGGGCGCGGACACCGGGGAGCGCTTCGTGCTGCCCTTCCTCCGGGCGGAGGGCGTCTCACGGCTGGACCTCGCGGTGCTGTCCCATCCGCATCCCGACCATGCGCTGGGGCTCGTGTCGACATTGGCCCAGGTGCCCACCGAGCGCCTGTGGTTGTCCGCGGGGAGCACCGACGGTCCGCTGTCCCGGCGCATCGTGGCCGCGGCGAAGGGCGCCCGGGTGGAGGAGGTGCAGGTGGGGCATCCCGCGTTCGCGCTGGGCGAGGCGACGCTGGAGGTGTTGGGTCCTCCCGTGGACCGGGAGCTGATGGAGGGCGCGAACGACCGGAGCGTGGTGCTGCGCGTGCGCCATGGCGACGTCACCGTGCTGCTGGCGGGCGACGTGGAGGAGGACGGCGAGGCCGCCCTGGAAGAAGCGCTGGGGCCGGTGACGGTGCTGAAGGTCCCGCACCACGGCTCCCGCACCTCGTCCACCGCGCCACTGCTGGCGCGGACACGGCCCCGTCACGCGGTGTTCTGCGTGGGCCGACGCAACCGGTTCGGCTTTCCACACCCCGAGGTGGAGGCGCGCTACCGCGCCATGGGCACCCAATGCTGGCGCACCGACCGGGATGGGGCCGTGGCCCTGGAGAGCGACGGGCAGGACGTCCGCCTGGTGTCCTTCCTGCCGCATGCCGCGCCGGAGCCCCTCCCCATTGCCGGGAGGGGTGAGCAGGCCCACCTTGGAGGGCGATGA
- a CDS encoding CarD family transcriptional regulator, with protein sequence MQTSFKTGDKAVYPGQGVGEVMGIEHTEVAGQRQSFYVLRILENGMRIMIPINKVGSVGLREIISEEDVKQVYSILREKDISVDSTTWNRRYREYMEKIKTGSVFEIAEVLRDLYLLKGDKDLSFGERKMLDTARSLLIKELSLAKDCSEEEVESDLKKIFNLA encoded by the coding sequence GTGCAGACCAGCTTCAAGACTGGTGACAAGGCGGTTTATCCGGGCCAGGGCGTCGGTGAGGTCATGGGCATCGAGCACACCGAGGTCGCCGGGCAGCGCCAGTCGTTCTACGTGCTGCGCATCCTGGAGAACGGGATGCGGATCATGATCCCCATCAACAAGGTCGGTTCGGTCGGCCTGCGGGAGATCATCAGCGAGGAGGACGTCAAGCAGGTCTATTCCATCCTCCGGGAGAAGGACATCTCCGTCGACTCGACGACGTGGAACCGTCGATACCGCGAGTACATGGAGAAGATCAAGACGGGCTCCGTCTTCGAAATCGCCGAGGTGCTGCGCGACCTGTACCTGCTCAAGGGCGACAAGGACCTGTCGTTCGGCGAGCGCAAGATGCTCGACACGGCGCGCTCGCTGCTCATCAAGGAGCTGTCGCTGGCGAAGGACTGCTCCGAGGAAGAGGTCGAGTCCGACCTGAAGAAGATCTTCAACCTCGCCTGA
- a CDS encoding FHA domain-containing protein — MAPPNPKRPPRPPRPPGQQAPSDDSAEELPFDDDEVAPLQADDPRPQRVPQYPAGPRKLKRRGPGERTRSDRELSPRYDWAKEYTDPGMTPAFVYVERGPGAGQLVPLRQGSITLGRSSTSDLRLQHASISRRHAQLTRRGNGFMVRDLGSQNGTFVNRIRIKGEVEIRPGDELSLGNATLRVRGAGGGPTVSTTSLEPILPRRTKRPLGGVAVALAAAVVGSAVAALISIMAMRMTAASPADPTPTKDTRADPPTEVRATEDGAPREASEPAEGARGPDAKAPGPGAPEDGRTVQGSAAPGASDGIQRLHEGPVAANSAPSATDIARGMQRSSATSKAGSTSPSATHPTRGPHTGEGSAAASDIVRGEHTRSASMVAEESPSASDIARGEHTRSASTVAEESPSASDIARGMGSAKPGTGGSDAARGSGHASSGSMHRGPVAAAASGTPDERLRADILSRYESGDVSGALAQARRANLAPLVQQLTRFQTAEATARTALAKQDRPRALDALGVAVRLDQELSQGWSRQGAGLRRQLAGLYVNTGQEAARARRFNDAREAFNAALQYDSTNTEARAQLTLLDAQAPATP; from the coding sequence ATGGCCCCGCCGAATCCCAAGCGTCCGCCGCGCCCTCCCCGTCCGCCCGGGCAGCAGGCGCCTTCGGATGATTCGGCGGAGGAGCTTCCGTTCGACGACGACGAGGTGGCGCCCCTCCAGGCGGATGATCCGCGTCCCCAGCGCGTGCCGCAGTACCCGGCGGGCCCCCGGAAGCTGAAGCGGCGCGGGCCGGGCGAGCGGACGAGGTCCGACCGGGAGCTGTCCCCCCGGTACGACTGGGCGAAGGAGTATACGGATCCCGGCATGACGCCCGCGTTCGTCTACGTGGAGCGCGGCCCCGGCGCGGGGCAGCTCGTGCCGCTGCGCCAGGGGTCCATCACGTTGGGGCGCTCGTCGACGTCGGACCTGCGACTCCAGCATGCCTCCATCAGCCGCCGCCATGCGCAGCTGACCCGGAGGGGCAATGGGTTCATGGTGCGCGACCTGGGCAGCCAGAACGGCACCTTCGTCAACCGCATCCGCATCAAGGGCGAGGTGGAGATCCGGCCCGGCGACGAGCTGAGCCTGGGCAACGCGACCTTGCGCGTGCGCGGCGCGGGCGGCGGGCCGACGGTGAGCACGACCTCGCTGGAACCCATCCTGCCGCGCAGGACGAAGCGCCCGTTGGGCGGCGTCGCCGTGGCGCTGGCCGCGGCGGTCGTGGGCTCGGCGGTGGCGGCGCTGATCAGCATCATGGCCATGCGGATGACGGCCGCGTCGCCCGCGGACCCGACGCCCACGAAGGACACGCGCGCGGATCCGCCGACGGAGGTTCGCGCCACCGAGGACGGGGCGCCCCGGGAGGCCTCGGAACCGGCGGAGGGTGCACGGGGCCCCGATGCGAAGGCGCCAGGCCCCGGCGCTCCGGAGGACGGTCGGACCGTTCAGGGCAGCGCGGCGCCGGGCGCGTCGGACGGCATCCAGCGCCTGCATGAGGGCCCCGTGGCCGCGAACTCCGCCCCCAGCGCCACGGACATCGCGCGGGGGATGCAGCGGAGCTCCGCGACCTCGAAGGCCGGCAGCACGTCACCGAGCGCCACGCACCCCACTCGAGGTCCGCACACGGGCGAGGGCTCTGCTGCCGCCTCGGACATCGTGCGGGGCGAGCACACCCGCTCGGCGTCCATGGTGGCCGAGGAGTCCCCCAGCGCCTCGGACATCGCACGGGGCGAGCACACCCGCTCGGCGTCCACGGTGGCCGAGGAGTCCCCCAGCGCCTCGGACATCGCACGGGGCATGGGCTCCGCGAAGCCGGGGACTGGCGGCTCGGACGCGGCCCGGGGTTCCGGCCACGCCTCCTCTGGATCCATGCACAGGGGGCCCGTGGCCGCCGCGGCGTCCGGCACCCCAGATGAACGCCTTCGCGCGGACATCCTCTCCCGCTACGAATCCGGTGACGTCTCCGGCGCGCTGGCCCAGGCCCGCCGCGCGAACCTCGCGCCCCTGGTGCAGCAGCTCACCCGCTTCCAGACCGCCGAAGCCACCGCGCGAACCGCCCTGGCGAAGCAGGACCGCCCCCGGGCGCTCGACGCGCTCGGCGTCGCCGTGCGCCTGGACCAGGAGCTTTCCCAAGGCTGGAGCCGCCAGGGAGCCGGGCTCCGCCGTCAGCTGGCCGGCCTCTACGTCAACACGGGCCAGGAGGCCGCGCGCGCCCGCCGCTTCAACGACGCTCGCGAGGCCTTCAACGCCGCCCTCCAATACGACAGCACCAACACCGAGGCCCGCGCGCAGCTGACCCTGCTCGATGCCCAGGCGCCCGCGACGCCGTAA
- the cysS gene encoding cysteine--tRNA ligase, protein MAPPSIRLFNTMSMQKEPLEPLVPGEVKVYVCGPTVYSYIHIGNARTFTSFDVVVRYLRYRGFKVTYVRNYTDVDDKIIKAAHETGETPVALASRFVELFREDARALHLREPDVSPRVSETIPEIIAIIQTLVDKGFAYEAKGDVYFAVNKDDDYAKLSKRNLDDLCQGERVQPGDLKREPLDFALWKAAKPGEPSWDSPWGKGRPGWHIECSAMSEKYLGRSFDIHGGALDLIFPHHENEIAQSESATGQTMAKYWMHCGFLDLEGAKMSKSLGNVVRLRDALAKVDAEALRFFFLSTHYRHPLNFGEKSLQDAEGRMEYFYETLRKVDERVAGKDFGKGPLHGDPARFLTEFESAMDDDFNTAGALGALSGQFGLMNELTDKPPVKDKALVGRTLQALREQVREMSRVLGLFEDDPGAWLLRRRDRAVLERGIDVAEVERLLAERTAARAAKDFAKADQVRGALKTLGVDIMDTPAGTSWKVAAPAA, encoded by the coding sequence GTGGCCCCCCCATCCATCCGGCTCTTCAACACGATGTCCATGCAGAAGGAGCCGCTGGAGCCGCTCGTGCCCGGCGAGGTGAAGGTCTACGTCTGTGGGCCCACGGTCTACAGCTACATCCATATCGGGAACGCACGCACCTTCACGTCGTTCGACGTGGTGGTCCGCTACCTGCGCTATCGCGGCTTCAAGGTGACGTACGTGCGCAACTACACGGACGTCGACGACAAGATCATCAAGGCCGCGCACGAGACGGGAGAGACGCCCGTGGCCCTCGCCTCGCGCTTCGTGGAGCTCTTCCGCGAGGACGCCCGCGCGCTGCACCTGCGCGAGCCGGACGTGTCCCCGCGCGTGAGCGAGACGATCCCCGAGATCATCGCCATCATCCAGACGCTCGTCGACAAGGGCTTCGCCTACGAGGCGAAGGGCGACGTGTACTTCGCCGTCAACAAGGACGACGACTACGCGAAGCTGTCCAAGCGCAACCTGGATGACCTGTGCCAGGGCGAGCGCGTGCAGCCCGGCGACCTCAAGCGCGAGCCCCTGGACTTCGCGCTGTGGAAGGCGGCGAAGCCCGGCGAGCCGTCATGGGACAGCCCCTGGGGCAAGGGGCGGCCGGGCTGGCACATCGAGTGCTCCGCGATGAGCGAGAAGTACCTGGGCCGCTCGTTCGACATCCACGGCGGGGCGCTGGACCTCATCTTCCCCCACCACGAGAACGAGATCGCCCAGAGCGAGTCCGCCACCGGCCAGACGATGGCGAAGTACTGGATGCACTGCGGCTTCCTGGACCTGGAAGGCGCGAAGATGTCCAAGTCGCTGGGCAACGTGGTGCGCCTGCGCGACGCGCTCGCCAAGGTGGACGCGGAGGCCCTGCGCTTCTTCTTCCTCTCCACGCACTACCGCCACCCGCTCAACTTCGGGGAGAAGTCGCTCCAGGACGCCGAGGGGCGCATGGAGTACTTCTACGAAACGCTGCGCAAGGTGGACGAGCGCGTGGCGGGCAAGGACTTCGGCAAGGGGCCGCTGCACGGCGACCCCGCCCGCTTCCTCACGGAGTTCGAGTCCGCCATGGACGACGACTTCAACACCGCGGGCGCGCTGGGCGCGCTGTCGGGTCAGTTCGGCCTGATGAACGAGCTCACCGACAAGCCGCCCGTGAAGGACAAGGCGCTGGTGGGCCGCACGCTCCAGGCGCTGCGCGAGCAGGTGCGGGAGATGTCCCGCGTCCTGGGCCTCTTCGAGGACGACCCGGGCGCGTGGCTGCTGCGCCGCCGCGACCGCGCGGTGCTCGAGCGCGGCATCGACGTGGCGGAGGTGGAGCGGCTGCTCGCCGAGCGGACCGCCGCGCGTGCCGCGAAGGACTTCGCCAAGGCCGACCAGGTGCGCGGAGCGCTCAAGACGCTCGGCGTGGACATCATGGACACGCCTGCCGGCACCTCCTGGAAGGTGGCGGCGCCCGCCGCCTGA
- a CDS encoding M28 family metallopeptidase gives MRLLPAHLPVLFVALSSASALAAGALTVTPQEKVAEQAITQDLLRAHVRFLASDLLEGRGPGTRGDALAQEYIATQFEGLGLKPGAPDGGYLQRFDLVGINSHPGGMAFQAKAGRVELKPREDFIAVSGVQAPEAKLDASELVFVGYGIVAPEFQWDDFKGADLRGKTLVILNNDPEDDPRLFAGKARLWYGRWDYKYEQAAKTGAAGAIIIHTTPSAGYPWQVVRTSWTGEQFELPAGDAPRLQVKAWTTEDATKQVMALAGQDLDALRAAAQKRDFRPVPLGVTLSLRLTNEVRRRPTANVLGLLPGSDPALAKEVVLYSAHHDHLGQKDEGKPGEDVIYNGALDNAAGVAAMLSVARAFTALPTPPRRSILFAAVAAEEYGLLGSAYLAGHPPVPPGRIAANINVDGGNVLGRTRDITVIGLGKSSLDTFVTAMARTQGRTVKADQLSDRGFFYRSDQFNFARQGIPAAYFGSGMDFIGRPEGWGREQRGQWEAKHYHQPSDEIRPEWDLSGAVEDTRLFFQVGAQVAKAPQMPVWNKGDEFEAARLKSLEALKGAPAK, from the coding sequence ATGAGGCTCCTCCCGGCGCACCTCCCCGTCCTGTTCGTCGCCCTGTCCTCGGCCTCCGCCCTCGCGGCGGGCGCGCTCACCGTCACGCCGCAGGAGAAGGTGGCCGAACAGGCCATCACGCAGGACCTGCTCCGCGCGCACGTGCGGTTCCTGGCGAGCGACCTGCTGGAGGGCCGGGGCCCCGGCACGCGCGGCGACGCGCTGGCCCAGGAGTACATCGCCACGCAGTTCGAGGGCCTGGGCTTGAAGCCCGGCGCACCGGACGGCGGCTACCTTCAGCGCTTCGACCTGGTGGGCATCAACAGCCACCCGGGCGGGATGGCCTTCCAGGCGAAGGCGGGCCGCGTGGAGCTCAAGCCGCGCGAGGACTTCATCGCCGTGTCCGGCGTGCAGGCCCCCGAAGCGAAGCTGGACGCGTCCGAGCTGGTGTTCGTGGGCTACGGCATCGTCGCGCCGGAGTTCCAGTGGGACGACTTCAAGGGCGCGGACCTCCGGGGCAAGACGCTGGTCATCCTCAACAACGACCCCGAGGATGATCCGCGCCTCTTCGCTGGCAAGGCGCGCCTCTGGTACGGCCGCTGGGACTACAAATACGAGCAGGCGGCGAAGACGGGCGCGGCGGGCGCCATCATCATCCACACCACCCCCAGCGCGGGCTACCCGTGGCAGGTGGTGCGCACCTCGTGGACGGGCGAGCAGTTCGAGCTGCCCGCCGGAGACGCGCCCCGCCTCCAGGTGAAGGCGTGGACCACCGAGGACGCCACGAAGCAGGTGATGGCGCTGGCGGGCCAGGACCTGGACGCGCTGCGCGCCGCCGCGCAGAAGCGGGACTTCCGCCCCGTGCCCCTGGGCGTGACGCTGTCCCTGCGCCTCACCAACGAGGTGCGCCGCCGGCCCACCGCGAACGTGCTGGGCCTGCTGCCCGGCAGCGACCCCGCGCTGGCGAAGGAGGTGGTGCTCTACAGCGCGCACCATGATCACCTGGGCCAGAAGGACGAGGGCAAGCCGGGCGAGGACGTCATCTACAATGGCGCCCTGGACAACGCGGCGGGCGTGGCCGCGATGCTGTCGGTGGCCCGGGCCTTCACCGCGCTGCCCACGCCGCCGCGCCGCTCCATCCTCTTCGCCGCGGTGGCCGCGGAGGAGTACGGCCTGCTGGGCTCCGCGTACCTCGCCGGCCATCCGCCGGTGCCCCCGGGTCGCATCGCCGCCAACATCAACGTGGATGGCGGCAACGTGCTGGGCCGCACCCGCGACATCACCGTCATCGGTCTGGGCAAGTCCAGCCTGGACACCTTCGTCACCGCGATGGCCAGGACGCAGGGGCGCACGGTGAAGGCGGATCAGCTCTCCGACCGGGGCTTCTTCTACCGGTCGGATCAATTCAACTTCGCGCGGCAGGGCATCCCGGCCGCCTACTTTGGCAGCGGCATGGACTTCATCGGCCGGCCGGAGGGCTGGGGCCGCGAACAGCGCGGCCAGTGGGAGGCGAAGCACTACCACCAGCCCTCGGATGAGATCCGCCCGGAGTGGGACCTGTCCGGCGCCGTGGAGGACACCCGGCTGTTCTTCCAGGTGGGCGCCCAGGTCGCGAAGGCCCCCCAGATGCCCGTGTGGAACAAGGGGGACGAGTTCGAGGCCGCCCGCTTGAAGTCCCTGGAGGCGCTGAAGGGCGCGCCCGCGAAGTAG
- the uvrB gene encoding excinuclease ABC subunit UvrB, with amino-acid sequence MPEFELVSEHKPEGDQPRAIGELTEGLLRGDRYQTLLGVTGSGKTFTMANLIANVKRPALVIAHNKTLAAQLYGEFKGLFPNNAVEYFVSYYDYYQPEAYVPSTDTFIEKDSSINDNIERMRHSATHSLRTRSDVIIVASVSCIYGLGAARSYVDLAIRATVGEDMGRDGFMRKLVEAQYERNDLDFHRGTFRARGDTVEVFPAYEEERAVRVSFFGDEVERITEFDPLRGQTLGQLEKIVIFPASHYVAGADARQNAMRTIRDELAEQLQRFKAEGKLVEAQRLEQRTLFDLEMIEQVGYCNGIENYSRHFTGRAPGESAPCLIDYFPRDLLVLIDESHQTVSQIGAMYRGDRARKETLVNFGFRMPSALDNRPLKFGEFEEMVPQAVFVSATPAEYELQKSKGVVVEQIIRPTGLTDPEVETRPAGNQVDDLLEEVRVRVSRKERVLVTTLTKRMAEDLTEYYSDVGVKVRYLHSDIDAIQRMAIIRDLRRGEFDVLVGINLLREGLDIPEVSLVAILDADKEGFLRSHVSLIQTIGRAARNVNGRVIMYSDQTTDSMKRAMEETTRRRDIQRAYNVEHGITPRSVKSNITDFSENIPDYDAGAGALPMAAEGENDLLEPKEIKRLIAEFSADMLKAADEMQFEKAAEFRDRVQLLKDMDLGLKPASRSLLRAPPKAVDQPGTTPKKGRGRGRPSGGSSGGSSGGASGPSGRSRTRKS; translated from the coding sequence ATGCCGGAGTTCGAACTCGTCAGTGAGCACAAGCCAGAAGGCGACCAGCCGCGGGCCATCGGGGAGTTGACCGAGGGCCTGCTGCGGGGCGACCGCTACCAGACCCTCCTGGGCGTCACCGGGTCGGGGAAGACGTTCACCATGGCGAACCTCATCGCCAACGTGAAACGCCCGGCGCTGGTCATCGCGCACAACAAGACGCTGGCGGCGCAGCTGTACGGCGAGTTCAAGGGCCTCTTCCCGAACAACGCCGTCGAGTACTTCGTCTCGTACTACGACTACTACCAGCCCGAGGCCTACGTCCCGTCGACGGACACCTTCATCGAGAAGGACTCGTCCATCAACGACAACATCGAACGGATGCGCCACTCGGCCACGCACAGCCTGCGCACCCGCAGCGACGTCATCATCGTGGCCAGCGTGTCGTGCATCTACGGCCTGGGCGCCGCGCGCAGCTACGTGGACCTGGCCATCCGCGCCACCGTGGGCGAGGACATGGGCCGCGACGGCTTCATGCGCAAGCTGGTGGAAGCGCAGTACGAGCGCAACGACCTGGACTTCCACCGCGGCACCTTCCGCGCCCGGGGCGACACCGTGGAGGTGTTCCCCGCGTACGAGGAAGAGCGCGCCGTGCGCGTCAGCTTCTTTGGCGACGAGGTGGAGCGCATCACGGAGTTCGACCCGCTGCGCGGCCAGACGCTGGGCCAGCTGGAGAAGATCGTCATCTTCCCCGCCAGCCACTACGTCGCGGGCGCGGACGCGCGCCAGAACGCCATGCGCACCATCCGCGACGAGCTGGCCGAACAGCTCCAGCGATTCAAGGCGGAGGGCAAGCTCGTGGAGGCGCAGCGGCTGGAGCAGCGCACCCTGTTCGACCTGGAGATGATCGAACAGGTCGGCTACTGCAACGGCATCGAGAACTACTCGCGCCACTTCACCGGGCGCGCGCCGGGGGAGTCCGCCCCGTGCCTCATCGACTACTTCCCGCGCGACCTGCTGGTGCTCATCGACGAGAGCCACCAGACGGTGTCACAGATTGGCGCCATGTACCGAGGCGACCGCGCGCGCAAGGAGACGCTGGTCAACTTCGGCTTCCGCATGCCCAGCGCGCTGGACAACCGGCCGCTGAAGTTCGGTGAGTTCGAGGAGATGGTCCCCCAGGCCGTCTTCGTCTCCGCGACCCCCGCGGAATACGAGCTCCAGAAGTCCAAGGGCGTGGTGGTGGAGCAGATCATCCGCCCCACCGGCCTCACCGACCCGGAGGTGGAGACGCGCCCCGCGGGCAACCAGGTGGACGACCTGCTGGAAGAGGTCCGCGTGCGCGTGTCGCGCAAGGAGCGCGTGCTGGTGACGACGCTCACCAAGCGGATGGCGGAGGACCTCACCGAGTACTACAGCGACGTGGGCGTGAAGGTGCGCTACCTGCACTCGGACATCGACGCCATCCAGCGCATGGCCATCATCCGCGACCTGCGCCGGGGCGAGTTCGACGTGCTCGTGGGCATCAACCTGCTGCGCGAAGGCCTGGACATCCCAGAGGTGTCGCTGGTCGCCATCCTGGACGCGGACAAGGAGGGCTTCCTCCGCAGCCACGTGTCGCTCATCCAGACCATTGGCCGCGCGGCGCGCAACGTGAACGGGCGCGTCATCATGTACTCGGATCAAACGACGGACTCCATGAAGCGCGCCATGGAGGAGACGACGCGCCGCCGCGACATCCAGCGCGCGTACAACGTGGAGCACGGCATCACGCCGCGCTCGGTGAAGAGCAACATCACGGACTTCAGCGAGAACATCCCGGACTACGACGCCGGCGCGGGCGCGCTGCCCATGGCGGCGGAAGGCGAGAACGACCTCCTGGAGCCCAAGGAGATCAAACGCCTCATCGCGGAGTTCAGCGCGGACATGCTCAAGGCCGCGGACGAGATGCAGTTCGAGAAGGCCGCGGAGTTCCGCGACCGCGTCCAGCTGCTCAAGGATATGGACCTGGGGCTCAAGCCCGCGTCGCGTTCGCTGCTGCGCGCGCCCCCCAAGGCGGTGGATCAACCCGGCACCACCCCGAAGAAGGGGCGGGGACGGGGGCGGCCGTCGGGCGGCTCTTCTGGCGGGTCGTCGGGGGGGGCCTCGGGGCCCTCCGGACGTTCGCGGACGCGCAAGAGCTAG